One part of the Mariniblastus fucicola genome encodes these proteins:
- a CDS encoding NAD(P)/FAD-dependent oxidoreductase, whose amino-acid sequence MPCSEPTLEHNSWLDGVGTLPTFSKVEQDQSVDWLIVGAGFTGVAAARRIAIAKPDDRVLIVDAGEVLDGSSSRSSGFVVPIGHFYHPRLPENEKLYRLGSDGIRQLRELVEHHRIDCDWNNAGRLIGARAAPGMKSLNRIARSLEALGSPIVRLSGEQVREHTSMATYHAAIRQTESVMVNPAKLLRGLIETLPPNVTLMTNSAVTAVLPNGNAIVDGGIVIESGQMILSVNAFANQFGIGKHRVFPMRTFVSEVEFPTSGQENPAWGITSSERVGSSIRRVGNRLFIRNTAEFGTRSADPKAELKRVASFQLRTLQSRFSGVADVSKMQVANTWSGPISITANGGSLFGQSSDNVYFATGYNGHGIAHGTTSGRLLAELAMGHRSELLALIQSLKKPNWIPGGAILKSGVDAYVRLLRWRFGAEE is encoded by the coding sequence ATGCCCTGTTCCGAACCAACACTCGAACACAACAGTTGGCTTGACGGTGTCGGGACGTTGCCGACGTTTTCGAAAGTCGAGCAGGACCAGTCGGTCGACTGGCTGATCGTTGGAGCAGGATTCACGGGAGTCGCAGCTGCGCGGCGAATCGCGATCGCGAAACCTGACGATCGTGTGTTGATCGTTGACGCTGGCGAAGTCCTCGATGGAAGCTCCAGTCGCTCGTCCGGATTCGTTGTGCCGATTGGCCATTTCTATCACCCGCGGCTACCGGAAAACGAAAAACTCTACCGTCTGGGGAGCGACGGGATTCGGCAGCTGCGTGAGCTTGTTGAGCATCACAGGATCGATTGCGACTGGAATAATGCTGGGCGATTGATCGGAGCCCGAGCCGCACCCGGGATGAAGTCGCTCAACAGGATAGCCCGGTCGCTCGAAGCATTGGGTTCGCCAATCGTGCGACTATCTGGAGAACAGGTTCGCGAGCACACTTCCATGGCCACCTATCACGCCGCGATTCGACAAACGGAATCGGTGATGGTGAACCCGGCGAAACTGCTCCGAGGCCTGATCGAGACTTTGCCGCCCAACGTGACGCTGATGACGAACTCCGCGGTGACTGCTGTTCTGCCAAACGGAAACGCGATCGTTGACGGCGGGATCGTGATCGAATCGGGTCAAATGATTCTGTCTGTGAATGCGTTTGCGAATCAGTTTGGCATCGGCAAGCATCGTGTGTTTCCGATGCGGACGTTTGTTAGCGAGGTCGAGTTTCCAACAAGTGGTCAGGAAAATCCTGCGTGGGGGATCACTTCGTCAGAAAGAGTCGGAAGTTCAATTCGCCGTGTGGGAAATCGATTGTTCATTCGCAATACTGCCGAGTTCGGGACGCGGTCCGCAGATCCCAAAGCCGAACTCAAGCGGGTCGCCAGTTTCCAGTTGCGAACGCTGCAGTCACGATTTTCCGGGGTGGCAGATGTGAGCAAAATGCAAGTCGCCAACACGTGGAGTGGCCCAATCAGCATCACCGCCAACGGCGGCAGCCTGTTCGGTCAGTCGTCGGACAATGTGTATTTTGCAACTGGCTACAACGGACACGGAATCGCACACGGAACTACATCCGGACGATTGTTGGCGGAGCTGGCGATGGGGCATCGTTCCGAATTGCTTGCGCTGATTCAGTCGCTGAAGAAACCGAACTGGATCCCTGGCGGAGCAATATTGAAATCCGGAGTGGATGCCTACGTTCGCTTGTTGCGATGGCGATTTGGGGCAGAAGAATGA